The Lathyrus oleraceus cultivar Zhongwan6 chromosome 5, CAAS_Psat_ZW6_1.0, whole genome shotgun sequence genome includes the window aaatactttaacctttctccgtttccccactgagtttatttccttgtggatggttgttatttcagtttcctctccagtagattatctggatggaattactccccttgagttatgtcctcattgggttgagtcttgattgattgtttctttctagctcttacctagatagatgctttggtcccctaagagtctattacccagtaactggtaatattcttcttagtttgcagtttgttacttcttgcccaatacccggaaaaagtcccctttttctcctcagtagagtccccagtggatctattccccaggaagtatatccttaatatgttcatcctgaccagtgacggatatctttctttcccctgcctgagtttatccttgatatgttcactttaaccggtgacaaatattctcatttttggtattctacccagtaaaaaggtagttgtaatccctactttgctccttagagagttaatccttgatatgttcatcttaaccggtgacagattttctcttctatggtattctatcttgtaactgatagatgtagtccctatttttgctccttttctgagtctatccttgatatgttcatcttaactggtgacgaattttctctttgattggtttcctacccagtaaccggtagttgtaaatcctgctttgtCCTCTTGCAGAGTtaatcattgatatgttcatcctaatcggtgacggattctctctccgacgattttctatccagctttcgatagatgtaattcacaccctttttgttcagttggtatatccttgatatgttcatcctaaccgatgatggatatcctccttggcattcccaataaagtctatccttgatatattcatcttaaccggtgatggattttcttccgtgttgagtttatccttgatatgctcatcctaaccgatgacagagACTCTCAACActtggtcttcttcccagtaactggtagttgtaaatcctatctttctgcattttttcccagcaaggctattcttactcagtaatcggtaatgaatttcctctcctggcggttcccaacgagtcatccttgatatgttcatcctaactgatgacggatgttctctctgtcaaatctttattatctccttacccagtaacaagtagtagataatagatttctgctcctcctgtgttgaagtttattttccccagttgagttgagtgcgcatttccttagtgaaatcgcttttcctgcatgagtagagtatttcagttttatcctgactcACTCGTATCCCCTGACGATGTTGTTGTTTTcctggctgagtcttttccatgtttgtatggaatccctcgagtcccttagtagttttaagtcgtagcatggcctacgcataactccttttcccccagagtctctgtctcctcagtgagttttccttaaGGAATGCATTGTACTCCTGCGAATTTTCGGTCTCTTcgatttctttttcctttgtggcaatatttccccataaagctttaacttttacattcatatcatatgcatcatgaggtctcttagggaagaaaatttgtttctctatgttgttatttaagcccattctactgagtcgagccgaagattttaaccttcacctcctcagttagaatgtccttaaataggggcagctgtaagaccccaactttgaccataagtccctcatgcaatttcatcataagcactagcattgggatcacaccttggcatcctccttacccctacTTCATTGGgtttgggagagatcaccaagcactttgtgattatatcatacttgtatttttatcatttcactaaccaaaatacgaaaaatatgtctttgcattggtctaactcttttgtaggaagggcaggattccattgattcatcaagttcacatctagggtttgagaccctcatgaacaaagatcacaaccaataattgatccaataatgattattaacatcatatatgagtcccaatgatctctacatgtcatattggtcaagttttcttcaagaatttaagggtgatttgccttggaaaccctaatttgaaagtcaatttctCAAGGacataacttgatcaatttttatgacatgaatatttccaagttgtacaatcaaattcaatgtgtttaattcaactttgatgtttggagtgggagctaattcaactttgttgagcatgtgatatgaggttacattataggtcacttttgacctataccattgatcaagtgatttttccaaacttcaaaaatgcacaactctatcatttcaaatacaaatgacatgaaattggtgaaGACACTttgtcatttgaagctcataaaAAAAGTTgagcaaggtggaatattgagacatatgacttgacacttagaaatattttgatatgtcaaaaatttccaaaattccacctcaaatttctccaaattccaagctccaaatgaaaaggtgttgaacatgaaagtttttcctcttgatctcacctttccaaagagatcaaggatcaaacttcaaatatCCATACACAATTGCTTAGCACTCCAACATGACTTCAACATTGCTTatactcaattatggatcagatagggtgatttcatgggcctgcacacgcccatgcactcatgcatcacacattgctgattttggaagttcatttcaagtgtgcaaatatcaactgaattggctataaatagagcctcaattgctcagaatttcacacacattcgcgccaactttcatccctcatctcaaaccctcactttgcaaaggataaacctgagaaattcatttgaatttgaggttgaatttccactgttttgaaattcaaatctccaggaatccacaaccttgtaagcttccaatccttcttctacaagcaagtggagtaagatcaagcacaggcaagatcaagatcagttgaatccagacctccattggaggtattttccagaaaatttgatctcttcgattctctcaaattcttgctcaattctattgattctttggttgtctgaagtcctaccaatgtaggcaagaagtttgagttgctttgaggccaaatcgaatTAGTTCACGTACCTCAAacttcaactccatgtatctctcaatatacttggagttagagtgaattgaggccagattcgagctcaatgccatttttactttgaaatcatgtccttgtttttaattttggtgatggttgatggtggaccagtccggtgaggtccaccggagaagaagaccggagctacagctccggccatgcgctggcatgtctcacaaccacatgatcctcttaatttgttttaatctggaGCGTGCATTTGAATTACCAAGGTTGCAATGCGCTAACTAATGACCATGGTAGAACGCACATTTCTggccacttgatatgccacctcaattaatgagggatatcaaatggtccacgttttttatgatattttaattgcattattttcaattattcatattaaattcaatattaatccaaaatatatgggactttcaccaaaaaaattcaaatatttttctctttcatattctgaattaaaattattttttggatcattattaatatttttcatgaattaattgattttgcatttgttttttaattgtttaaaaatgtttttaaatgtccaaaaattataaaaaaaattctccaaggtcctttgaccttgtttgacctatgataaatctcatggccatttctttggtgttttgatgagattttaggaattggacaaaccatatttaatttaaatgcactattttagtatatttaaattgaataaattctaaataaatttgttaaccaattgtgatgactttgtttatgtttgactcttgttgttaggccttggtcaaggttgatttgactttgtcaagttaatatcattggatttaggggattgatggaatgtacattccatctcccaaaatgaatggatgatattaatttggtaaaagtcctcctttgatcaatttgtgttttgatccattcccctccctcttcatcttattcctcttcttcattcattcattcattctatttggcctatgacatctcaaagtcctaatgctagttgattgaaaattgacatgagtatagatgagattaggccacaccttttgcatattctttttgtgtgtggtatgtttcatgagcatagtccattatactatgtctctaacacgcattaacaccaaaattcaATTGCCCGTCCTCAAATAGTTGttacttctacataagtccaattacgactgcttaacatagcacaaaatttgtgacataaaaggcataagcattctagttagtgagattgtaagtctccactctttcatggtattgtgtggaaacttggccttctttccttcctttggaagatgttttggctcaaggattcatgcttgtgataggtgggttgagtgttctccaaagaatgtattgaaatgaaaagcaaaagcaaaacaatactaacttctaaccaattaactactaacatttaatttcaagtttttactttaatgcaatttacttttagcactctatttcatttgccattgttcatatcattctaattgtttatgttaatgcaattttcactttgtccatttgtaccatattgtgtgatatattttgtttgttatactttgcttgtttgtgtggtctttgaccattaatgtacataataacaacaaaaaccctaaaaaacgtttgagtggactgttggcttgatcttggacaaatggacttagaatctaggcaaccttgatatgctaatggacttggccaatgccaacttgttgagaaaccaagtgcttgcaatttgaacttcatctgatacatcattcaagacatctctaagttcatctgcaacatgatcattgtgaaaccgttattttaaacctgtgactatacttgtaaataaacttaactatacttgacttaaactttcaaaaaagtcaaaaataactaactcattcaaaccattttaggcctttgtgtctttcaaacttaaattttgttaaaatcaatgcatccattttgaaatttgtatcacgaactacgaggttttgatccctcatttttatgttagtacgtaggcataagaccgaaggtcttgtcaaacacaaaaatttaattaatgaattcttctctcatccctccattctatttgtttgtaaacatcacttcgtacaaaatacatatgcacacaaaaagggctcccttggagtacctaggacactttggatgctaacactttccctatgtgtaaccaacccccttacatgtgatctctgactttttgttagttttgatttgaaaacttcttacttttgggttttgttagtactttttcccttttcccttggaaacaataaaagcgcggtggcgactcttgttatttgatctctagcttgtcaatagcttgatgatcatgaatttcctgcTACAATAGACAAGCAATTACAGTAGTAGACAATGTATGTAATAGATAATGTATGATAGAAGAATCTGGAGTGGAGGCTGAAAGAGATTCACCGCTAGCAAGACGACAACAATGTGAAAAGGATTTCTGCAGCACTATTGATGTTGTGACAGAAATTTAGGTCTTTTATTCATTTGTAGTTTTTTTTAATGGATATTATTATTGGGCCATATGCCTTTTTTTTCAAAATGGGTCAGGACATTTTTTAtgtagtttttttttttaattttttaacaTGCTAGCGGGGACCCCATCACATTATGTATTCCGCCCGTGGATATTTTTGTTTTGGTGGGACGGACGAAACAGGTAGGCAGACTCAAAATCCCAACTCAGTCCGCCATTTTTTGGCAGGTGCGCGGTCCGGCCTAGCGTCCCCCGAcccattttgccacccctagttgTGTAGGGTATGAGTAAAAGTTGTGGAGTGTCTAATGGGGATGTTGACAGGGGTAACAACATGGGAAACATGGGTTGTAATTATAGGGATATATGAAGAATTTTGAGTTATACCTGGGGAATTAGATGCTGTGTGAACAATTGCAGAAGGTTGATATTCCTTTTGTTATGCTAATTTGGTGAGAATGGGCATGAGTGCAAGAGATGAAAACACCAATGATAGACTTTGTTAAGCTAGGGTTAGATCTAagttgcataaaaaaaaataACATAAGAATAACTTTCAGATCTTTCATAAAAACTAAAACTTCCAAGAACTTACAAATAAATAGTTAGGGTTATAACTACTAGTTGGGTCATGGGTCAATAATAAAGAGCCAACACAAATATAAACTAGTGTATAATACTAATTAAATCCcctttttaataataaaaatcTTTAAGTCATACTCCTTTCTCTAGTGGGCCTTTTAATCTCCTTATCACATGTGGTCAGTGTAGCTAACATAGGATCATATCACCGCCATAAGTTTAATGGCTGAATGACTCTCCTATGTGACAGGCCTTTCCCCCCCACAAAAAACTCCAAGTTTGAATGGTATCAAGAAGATGTATCAACCCTTACCCTTTGGTTGAAAAACTAATAAATGGTTAAAAGTGTCTTACCAAAGCTCAATTAGACATGTAGGATTTAATAATCAATAATCAATTATTGTCTAGCGGAAAAAATGTCGTTTATGATCTGTTGAGTAAAGTGACACTCCCTTGAAAAGGAGAAAAATATGATTTGTTGAATTGGGTGTTGCAGTTAGACTATAATcttttaacttttttttttctattttcgAAAAAAgtcaattttatttaattttaaaaaaatattttttaaagtatttttgaaaaaatcggctttatttttaaaaaaatcggctttatttttaaagaaattgattttattttttgaaaaaaaaatgacTTTTGATGTTTTGATAAAAATTGACctttttattttcgaaaaaattgatgttttttttcgaaaaaaatcACCTTTCTCATTTTAAAAAATATAAgtattttctttttgtttttcgaaaaaatcgatttttttttgaaaaaattaactttttttcaaaaaaatcaaatattgtaatattttcaaaaaaatgatttttttattttcagatttttttaaaaaaataaattagtgttttttttcacttttgaaaaaaaatcaacCTTTTTTATTTAGGAAAAagatttattttttaaaaaatatatatttttaaaaagtaaaatattttatttcaaaCAAATTATATTTTGAGTCCATCACTTAGGCCCTTAAAAACAAAAATATGACGAGGCTTAAAAATAAAGGGGCAAAAATTATTGATTTAGTAGAGAGTCTAAAAAAATGGGGCCAAATAGGAGACCTAATTATTGAGGCTTTCTCACTTAGGATTTTTTGACACCTCTACTTAAATGAAGCATTCTCTAAGGTCTCATTTAACATTATAAATTATAGCACTCAAACACAAAGATACATTCAATATCAAGTAAACTAAGTTCAAACCGCATAGAACACAAGAACAAGTATAAGAGTTTTAATTCAACTCATGCATATAAAAACAAGTACTAATATAATTAATCCAACATGATAAAATAAATGCAAGTTGATAGATTCAAAGTTCTAGTACCCAACATACATAATACCATAGCAAAATATGAATAAAGTCAAAAGTCAAATTATCCAAAAAGTGCATTGAGAGATATTAAGGGATATCAATGCATGAAGAATTTATAGATTCTTATGCATCATCCAAAGCTTCTAATTTGCAGATTGGGCAACTATTCTTTAAAAGCAGCCATTGTGTTATACAATTTGCATGATATTCATGCTTGCATTTGATAACACCAATCTTCTCTTGATCCTTAAACTCCTCCTATCCAATTAATAAATATACTTGGTTagtaaaagaaaataaagaattttcctaaaaaattaatgaaaatattGAGTGGAATAGAATTTCTTGTTAAAATATAATACCTGGCATATTAGGCAAGAGTTATTTTCCCCATCTTCTTCAGGTGGTAATTCCTCCAAATTAATAGCAACAGGACTTGGTGAAAAAAGTTTTGTCTTCAGCTGTATGGCAATTATTTCTTTTGATAAACCAGTGGATACACTTCCAATCCTCTCACCCAATTGAAGAAGTTCCTTTAAGCAATTATTCTTAATGtaaatatttttcaatttttgtttaTCCTATAAACTGATAGGAAAATAAAATTTGAGTATCTATTTATGTATTTACCTCATAAGACATGTCATCAATATTCAGCCGCATATCTTGATGTTCATCATTTTGATTTTCCATTTCATTAAATAACGAAAAATCCTATAGTAATGAAGTTATATTAATAAGGAAGCCAAAAAGTTATTGAGACAAAAAAGACTAGATTATAAAataaattgattttattttatttattcttttcaaaataaacaaaatcaaTGTAGTTTTATATAGAAGTTTTGagaaaaacaaaaataatcaCAAAAATATTGAACTGACCTCATTAGACATTTCATCAATAAGTGAGAGAAATTGTCGATGTTGGTCGATTAGATTTTCCATTTCATCCATCAAAGCATTCTCCTTTACAAATGAAGTTCAATTATAAAGGATGCCAAAAATTCTTGACAAAAAATAACACTATAAAAAGAGTATAATGAACATACAAATAGTATAAAATAGTTGTATACTACATTCCataaaaaaaactataaataTCTCATATGATACAACTATTTTTAAAATATCTCGATAATTTGCCGAAATATATGTTGTTCATTCGTTGACAATGTAAAATTACTTTACATTGTCGGTGAATTATCCATTTTCTCTTATGAAAATGTATAATGGACATGCACTGACAATTTAAAATAGTTTTACACTCCAATCCAATAGAAAACTATCATTATGTCATGTCATACAATCATTTTAAAAGTATGTCTATGATTTGGTGGAATATATGTTACTCATTTGTTGATCGTGTAAAATTATTTTACATTTTCGATGGAACATCCATCTACTCTTACGAAAAAGTATAATAGACATGCATTGACCGTGTAAAATAGTTCTAAGAAAACTATCATTATGTCATGTCATACAATCATTTTTAAAATAGATTTATTTGCAATTTTAATCCCTCTATTTTGtcattttttgaatttttgtCCCCCATTATAAAAACTACAGTTTTGGTCTATTTTTTAAGTTTTGTATTGGATTTTGGTCCCTTTTGGGGGAGTAAAAAATCCAACACAAAAACTTAAAAAAAAAGACCAAAAACCTGATTTCTAAAATGGGGGAATCAAAACCAACAAAAACACAAAATAGGGGGACCAAAGTTGCAATTTGTTGGTGcacaagatgaagaagatgaagatgaaataaGAGAGAGAATTGAAATAACAAACTTTCACTACTCTTCAAAACGATTACAATAAATGGTTACACACATACTCTATTGACAACTACACTTGTTTATATATACAAGCAATAATGTCACGTAGGCGAAAATGCTAACTTACACTATCTAGGTTACGCttaacaaaaataataaaaatattgaatatgaattacttctaacaCCATCCCTTACTTCAtattcatctaatcaaaactaacaacaccaatttcatctCTCAAGTGGAGAAATTGATCAATCTTGATCGCTTTCGCCCGAACATCTGCCAGCTGCTTATAGGTGCTACAATGCATTTCTTGCACTCCATTCTGAACCTGATTTATTAGAAAGTGAAACAtagtctcaatatgcttgctttTCCCATGCAATATTGGGGtcttggcaagattgattgcaaACTTGTTATCAGTCATCACCTTTAGAGGCTTATTTACCTTGATCTTTAGATCCTAAAGTAAATTTAGAAGTCAAACAAGTTGACATGCAACCACAATCTTGCAATGTATTTagcttcacaggttgacaaagCAATAATTGGTTTCTTCTTGGAACACCATGAAATAGGTCCTCTCAGATACTTAAACAAATATCCAAAAGTAATTATATTATCAAATTTATCCTCACACCAATCAGAGTATGAGTAACACATCAGCTATGAATTAGACTTTTCAccagaagggaacaaaactccatacttcagagtcccCTTAATATACCTCAGAATCTTGACAGTAGCCATGTAATGAGACCATTTCAGTTTACTCATGAACTACTAACCATTCCAACTACACAACAAATATCAGGTATGGTATTAAACAAATACCTCAGAGAGCCAACTAACTTCTTGAAAGTTGTAAAATCTACATGATCACCCTCAGGATCAGAATCCAATTTGTGATTTGTTTCTAAAGGTATGACTGCAACCTTATAACTCAGCagctcaaatctcttcagaagcttAAGTTCATACTTCAGCTAATAAATAATTATACCTTTCTCAAAGTACACAATCTCCATCCCTAAAAAGATGTCATATTTCCTagatcagtcatctcaaactcattcatcaacacCTTATTGAACTTCATTATCTCATTAAAACAACCTCCTGTCAGCAATATGTCATCAAAATAGagacacaccagaatcatatttccttcagaagtatgttgAACATAAACACCATATTCTATCTCACACTTTCTGAATTCTTGAAGCTTGAAGAATTAATCATTTTTCAAATTCCAGGCTCCAAgagcttgtttcagtccatacaaggATTTATGTAAcctgtacaccatcccttcctgattcttttcCATAAATTCATGAGGTTGTGAGACGTATACGTATTCTTGAAATATACCGTTCAAAAAGGCATATTTCACATTGAGATGCATGAGAGGTCAATTTCTGTTAGTAGCTTTCACAATCAACagtctgattgtttcatgtctcACTATAGGAGAAAACACTTCAAAGTAATTTAACCCAGATTTTTGTTAAATCCTCTTGTTACTAAACTTGCTTTGTGTTTGACAGTTGATTTGTTTGCATCCAATTTCACCTTGAAAAACTATCTGACCCTGATGGCTTTCTTGTCCTTTGGAAGCTCAGTCAACTCCTAAGTCTAATTTCTTTCTACAGTCTTAAATTattctttcatggccttcaagCATACCTTCTTCTTGAGCGATTATTCAACACTAACTGGTTGAGAGTCTACTAAAATGGCACACTGAATGACCTCTCCATCAGAGTCCATTTCAGtatcttg containing:
- the LOC127086276 gene encoding E3 ubiquitin-protein ligase BIG BROTHER; amino-acid sequence: MDDENGSRKRIRGNHQPSNPLGSSSDSPPNEEHADEIIERDTSSFPTQPRGNNNGVQVPLPTRRQLRRLDIRCVSSNPPHSAMITPQTSSQILHSEGVMPETPLSHQIGVALTEERENLEDQDRITRMNINGMTFEENALMDEMENLIDQHRQFLSLIDEMSNEDFSLFNEMENQNDEHQDMRLNIDDMSYEELLQLGERIGSVSTGLSKEIIAIQLKTKLFSPSPVAINLEELPPEEDGENNSCLICQEEFKDQEKIGVIKCKHEYHANCITQWLLLKNSCPICKLEALDDA